Within the Catalinimonas niigatensis genome, the region CTGGGTTCCATGATCAATCCTGCTTTTGCCAAAACAAATTCCTCCGGTGGTATTTTACCTTCTCCACATTTTGCTCCCAAAGCCAAAAGAGTGATTTATCTTTTTCAGAGTGGCGGTCCCTCCCAGTTAGAGACTTTTGACTACAAAGTGCAACTGGAAAAAATGCACGGTCAGGAGCTTCCCGATTCGGTACGCAAAGGGCAGAGGCTTACAGGAATGAGTGCCGGACAATCCTCTTTACCTCTTGCTGGTTCCACCTATTCTTTTCAACAATATGGAAAAAGCGGTGCCTGGGTCAGTGAACTGATGCCCTATACGGCTCAGGTGGTGGATGAACTCTGTTTTATTAAAAGTATGCATACCGATGCCATCAATCATGATCCGGCAATTACTTTCTTCCAAACGGGTTCTCAACTTGCCGGCAGACCCAGCATCGGTTCCTGGCTTAACTATGGACTGGGTTCTGACAATGAAAATCTGCCAGCTTTCATTGTATTAGTTTCCAAAAATGCTAGCGGTCAGCCTTTGTATGCCAGACTTTGGGGCAATGGCTTTCTGCCTTCCCGCCATCAGGGTGTACAGTTTCGTTCCGGTAATGATCCGGTACTTTACCTCAACGACCCCAACGGTTACCATAGTACTGACCGGCGTAACATGCTCAATTACCTGAAAGAATTGAATCAGGCACAGCTTAGCATCTACGGAGATCCTGAAATCCAGAACCGCATCGCTCAGTACGAAATGGCATTTCGCATGCAAACATCTGTACCGGAGGTAACCGATATGTCGGATGAGCCGGATTGGGTGTTTGACATGTACGGATCTGATTCCAGAGATCCCGGTACGTATGCTGCTAACTGTCTCATGGCACGGCGACTGATTGAAAGGGATGTGAAATTTGTGCAGCTCTACCATCAGGGCTGGGATCAACATGACAACCTGCCCTCGGGGATTAAAAGCCAGTGTAAAAAGACCGATCAGGCTTCGGCTGCGCTGATCAAAGACCTCAAGCAAAGGGGCTTACTGGAAGACACGCTGGTCATCTGGGGAGGAGAATTTGGTCGCACCAATTATTCGCAAGGCAAACTTACCAAAGACAATTATGGCCGTGATCATCACCCTCGCTGTTTTACCATGTGGATGGCAGGTGCCGGGGTCAAGAAAGGATTTACTTTGGGTGAAACCGATGAGTTTGGCTACAACATCATTAAAGACCCGGTGCATGTGCATGACTTTCAAGCTACCCTGCTCCATCTCCTAGGCATAGACCATGAACGACTAACCTTCAAACATCAGGGCCGAAGATACCGACTTACAGATGTGCATGGTAATGTGGTGAAGCAGGTATTGGCTTAAAATTATACCTCTTTTTAAACTGCTTACTTCATTTAGCAATTCATCAAAACGAATGACTTTTATGCGTTTTTTGTTGTAGCTTGGGATTTATAAAATTGATTAGAATAAAAGGATTATTAGACATAAAAGAAGAAAAGGCTGAGTTTTTTATGGAAATCCTTAAAAACTTTCCCTTTGTCAAAGTTAAGCCTTTAACTCCTCATAAAGCTGAAGTTTTGGAAGGGATTAAAGAAGCGGTAGAACAAGTAAATCTGGCTAAACAGGAAAAGGTCAAGCTCAAATCTACCCGACAATTACTTGATGAGCTTTGAAGTAGTCTATACAGATAACTTTGAGAAGGAGCTCAAGCGTTTGGCCAAAAAACCCCGTTCCCTCAAAAAAGATCTTGAAATACTAATTTCTGCATTGGAGCTCAATCCGACGCAGAGTACTTCTGTTGGAAAAGATTGCTACAAAATTAGCATGGCCATTTCATCCAAAGGAAAAGGTAAATCCGGTGGAGCAAGAGTCATTACCCATATGTACATATCTGGTAAATTGGTGTACTTACTTTCTATTTACGACAAATCTGATCAGGATAATATTTCTGATAAAGAACTTGAAGCACTTCTCAGATTCATTCAATAAAAAAAGCCCCGCTGCTGCGAGGCTTCATTTGCTTAATTATGTCCTATAAACTCATTCCCCACTCACAGTGCTTTCTTCCACTGAATAATCCAGAGTCCTGGAATTGCTTACAAAGGCAATGTGCTTACTATCCGGCGACCAGGAAGGCACATTGATCGTGCCCTGTCCTCCGTATAGATAAGCGATCACCCGGGGAGCACCACCGGAAGCAGGCATCAGTCTAAGCATGACGCGCTTGTAAAAAGGATGATCTGTAGGTGCTACACTGGTGTCAAACGAAAGAAAAGCAATCCATTTGCCATCCGGAGAAATGTGCGGAAACCAGTCGTTGTATTCATCAAAGGTAACCTGTTCTTGCGCTGAGCCATCCGGTTTCATTCGCCAGATTTGCATGGTGCCGGTAGCACTGCTGTTGTAATAGATGAACTTACCATCCGGAGTAGCTTCCGGACCATCCACATGGGCTTTGCTATCGGTTAGTTTTACTTCCTCAGATTTACCATTAATCGCTTTTTTGTAAATATTGTAGGCTTCAGAGCCTTCCCGTTGGGCTACATAATATACTTCTTTGTTGTTGGCCGACCAGCCGTGCCAGTAAGATGGTGACTCATCAGTCACCAGGGTTGGTGTTCCTCCTTCCAGGGGAAGCACATATACTCTTGAACTTGTGCCTTCACTACTGCTGCTGATCGCCAGGGTTTTGCCGTCAAAAGAAATGCCGTGGTCATTGTTATTTCGGTTGACATCCCCTGTGTTCAGCTTTTCCAGTGCTCCTCCTTCTACCGGAATAGTATAGATTGATCCGTCTTTATTAATCAGAAGCTTATCTCCATCAGGCATCCAGTTGGGAGCTTCAAAACCGGTTTCGGATTGATAGATAACTTTTCTTTTACCATCAAAGACATTCATCGTTTCCAGGCGGCTACCGACCATGCCTTGCTGATAGGCATTATAGCCTTCCGCCACAGGTTGATCAATACGCACATTCCATACCCTGGCCTCTTCCACTTCCTCAGGATTATGCGAGTTGATGAAAAGACCGGCAAATACTTCTTCAGGTAGATTTTCAGCATCGTAGGAACCGATAGTCTGTAAAGCCTCGCCGGGATGAGCTACCCTCATAGTCACTGTATTTCCGGCACGTTCAAGTTGGATAATCTCAAAACCTCCTTTTGGAAAGAAGATTTCATCCTGCGGATCTCTCATAAATGCCCCTTTCAGCACACGCCACTGAAGTACCGTTAAACCATCACCATGAGACACTGCACTCACGTGGGCTGCATTATCGTCTAGCGATTCGCGAAGCATCCAGCCTACTTTGCGGTGAGGGTCTACGCCTTCGCCTACAAATTCAAAATTAGCGGTTAGGATAAAATCTCCGGACAATTTACGATGAAGATAATGGAACTCATCTCTTTCAAACCAGATGTTATAACCTGAACCTTTCAAGGTGTAAGTCTGGCTAGAAGGATCGTAGGTAGCTGAACCGTCATTTTCAGGATTTCCAATATCTGTGTGGCCTTCAAAAACGCCCAGGTTTCCATCCTGAGCATACATAGCGTTCCACAGTAGAAAGCAAAAACAAAAAGATAAAATTCTCATCATTAGGTTGTTATAGTGTAAGTGACATCAATCACGTAAGCAATATGTTATGCCCAAGATAGTTTAAATTTTCAAGCCTAATCAGGAATGAACAGACAATTTTTATATGCCTTTGAAGTACGCAATATGATTATTCTTTTATTTTAAATATCTTAAAGCTGTCAAAAGCAACAACCTAAGCTACGATTGATATGAACCATGAAATGTCTGACGAGGGCATAAACCGCCGTCATTTTCTCAAAAGTGCAAGCACCCTTAGTTTAGGGTTAGGCCTGTCTGGCTCTTCTGCTTTTGCTATTTCCGAAACTAAAGTGTACAATAAGCTGCCCCGATGGAGAGGATTTAATCTCCTGGATTTTTTCTCTCCCAATCCCAATAACTCACGCCCTGCTACGCAAGAAGAGTATTTTCGCTGGATGTCAGACTGGGGCTTTGACTTCGTGAGAATACCCATGGCTTATCCTTATTACCTGAACATAGACCACAATAAAAATATCACACCGGAACAGGTTTACCACATTGACGACAAACAGGTAGATAAGATAGATGCATTGGTAGCTATGGCCCACAAATACAATCTGCATGTGAGTCTGAACCTGCACCGTGCTCCCGGATACTGCGTCAATGCGGGGTTTTATGAACCTTACAACCTGTGGATTGATCAGGAGGCTCTGGATGCGTTCTGCTTCCATTGGGACATGTGGGCCAAGCGCTACAAAAATGTTTCTTCCGACAAAATCAGCTTTGATCTGGTGAATGAACCCAGCATGCGGGAAGACATGAATGATCAGCACTCCAAACGCAGCTCGGTACCCGGTGAACTTTACCGCAAAGTGGCCAAAGCGGCTTCGGAAACCATTCGCAAAGCTAATCCCAACCATCTGGTGGTTGCCGATGGCAATGATGTAGGCACCAGCGTCATTCCTGAAATCACGGATTTGAACATTGCCCAGAGCTGCCGCGGTTATTATCCGGGCATCATCTCTCACTACAAAGCGCCCTGGGCCAACAAAGATCCCGACAGCCTCCCGGAACCCAAATGGCCGGGAACGATAGAATTTACGGAGCAGGATAGT harbors:
- a CDS encoding type II toxin-antitoxin system RelE/ParE family toxin, with the protein product MSFEVVYTDNFEKELKRLAKKPRSLKKDLEILISALELNPTQSTSVGKDCYKISMAISSKGKGKSGGARVITHMYISGKLVYLLSIYDKSDQDNISDKELEALLRFIQ
- a CDS encoding glycoside hydrolase family 5 protein, with the protein product MNRRHFLKSASTLSLGLGLSGSSAFAISETKVYNKLPRWRGFNLLDFFSPNPNNSRPATQEEYFRWMSDWGFDFVRIPMAYPYYLNIDHNKNITPEQVYHIDDKQVDKIDALVAMAHKYNLHVSLNLHRAPGYCVNAGFYEPYNLWIDQEALDAFCFHWDMWAKRYKNVSSDKISFDLVNEPSMREDMNDQHSKRSSVPGELYRKVAKAASETIRKANPNHLVVADGNDVGTSVIPEITDLNIAQSCRGYYPGIISHYKAPWANKDPDSLPEPKWPGTIEFTEQDSLGNTVKRPMVLQRAMLETFYQPWIELVKSGVGVHCGECGCWNKTPHDVFLAWFGDVLDILTTHDIGYGIWEFSGSFGLLDSGREDVAYEDWYGHKLDRKMLDLLMKY
- a CDS encoding DUF1501 domain-containing protein, which gives rise to MHKEEETKQVASSLNRRTFLAKTAMGLGAAALGSMINPAFAKTNSSGGILPSPHFAPKAKRVIYLFQSGGPSQLETFDYKVQLEKMHGQELPDSVRKGQRLTGMSAGQSSLPLAGSTYSFQQYGKSGAWVSELMPYTAQVVDELCFIKSMHTDAINHDPAITFFQTGSQLAGRPSIGSWLNYGLGSDNENLPAFIVLVSKNASGQPLYARLWGNGFLPSRHQGVQFRSGNDPVLYLNDPNGYHSTDRRNMLNYLKELNQAQLSIYGDPEIQNRIAQYEMAFRMQTSVPEVTDMSDEPDWVFDMYGSDSRDPGTYAANCLMARRLIERDVKFVQLYHQGWDQHDNLPSGIKSQCKKTDQASAALIKDLKQRGLLEDTLVIWGGEFGRTNYSQGKLTKDNYGRDHHPRCFTMWMAGAGVKKGFTLGETDEFGYNIIKDPVHVHDFQATLLHLLGIDHERLTFKHQGRRYRLTDVHGNVVKQVLA
- a CDS encoding TolB family protein, with amino-acid sequence MMRILSFCFCFLLWNAMYAQDGNLGVFEGHTDIGNPENDGSATYDPSSQTYTLKGSGYNIWFERDEFHYLHRKLSGDFILTANFEFVGEGVDPHRKVGWMLRESLDDNAAHVSAVSHGDGLTVLQWRVLKGAFMRDPQDEIFFPKGGFEIIQLERAGNTVTMRVAHPGEALQTIGSYDAENLPEEVFAGLFINSHNPEEVEEARVWNVRIDQPVAEGYNAYQQGMVGSRLETMNVFDGKRKVIYQSETGFEAPNWMPDGDKLLINKDGSIYTIPVEGGALEKLNTGDVNRNNNDHGISFDGKTLAISSSSEGTSSRVYVLPLEGGTPTLVTDESPSYWHGWSANNKEVYYVAQREGSEAYNIYKKAINGKSEEVKLTDSKAHVDGPEATPDGKFIYYNSSATGTMQIWRMKPDGSAQEQVTFDEYNDWFPHISPDGKWIAFLSFDTSVAPTDHPFYKRVMLRLMPASGGAPRVIAYLYGGQGTINVPSWSPDSKHIAFVSNSRTLDYSVEESTVSGE